Genomic DNA from Phoenix dactylifera cultivar Barhee BC4 unplaced genomic scaffold, palm_55x_up_171113_PBpolish2nd_filt_p 000544F, whole genome shotgun sequence:
AATGGTAGGAAAGCATGAAGCACCTCCAGATGATGAATCAACATAGGCTGTTGATCCACCTGTGAAGGAAGTTGACGTGAGAGGAAAACTGGAGCCAAAAGGGAAGCCAGCATATGGAAATGCTGTAGCAGGGGAAAAGGCCATGGCTGGAGATGATGAAAGCACTGGGCCTCTGTAAATATCATTTCCAAATGTGCCACCACCTGTAACTGACCCCAAAATCCTCTGGGTCCCTGGAGCTGCAACAATAGGGTAAGGCTGCTCCCCTCTATCAGGCAAGAAAGATGGTATAGCAACAGCTGGATAGGAATTACCCGAAGGAAACCAAGATGATACATTTCCTACTTCAGCATTGTTCATTCTGAGGCCTGCTAATGGCGGTAAGAAGGGCAGACTGCTGCTGCTCTTGGCATGCTGGCTTCTTGGTGCAGGTTCTGAACCAACTTCATCAAGTCCTGGTCCATTATTAAGATCAAAGTCCCTTAATATGTTGGCCTCCCCATTAGAGAATCCTCCAGGTGCTGGTCTTACTGGCAAAAGTGGCACCTCTAACCTCTGGCTGGTGCTTGCTAAGAATTGCCCATTTTCTGTACCCTCATCGATTCTATTTAAATCAAGATCAAGTCCCCCAGCAGTTCGTGTGGGTGCCTCCTGATTGCTAATGACTCCTGATTCAGAGCCTGTTGTCTGAGCAGAGCTCTGAGAATCCATGTCCTCAAGTACTCTCTCATCAGGTATATTCAGATCGATGTCCAAAGGTGGACGACCCTGCTTCCCTGCAGCATCAGATGCTGGGACATTAGAAGTACTAAGTAGCATCTCAAGAACCTTTCGTGGTTCAGCAGGGCGAAATGCACTGGTGGCAGCTGAACCTTTCCACCCAGGCTCAGCCTTAGTCTTCAATAAATTTTCAGGTGGAACGAACGGTCCCTTCGCTGCAGCAGCCACTGTGATTGGACTAGGCAAGCCACTTAACATGGGAGATGCATATGGAGTCAGGTTAGGCATGCGAACTGCAGATGAACATATTGGTGCAGCTGAGGAAGCTTGCTCGCCTTGGTTCCCATCATCTCCAGGGATGCCTTCATTTAAATCAAAGTCGAGCTTAGCCGAAACATGTGGCTCAGCCGTAACAGCCAATGAAGAAGCCTCTGCAGAAGATGCAAGCTCCTCCTTTCCATCAGCATCAGCTCCAGACATCTTAGAACCAGAAGACTTTGCACATGGCTCAGTTTCTTGAGGAGGAATACTGCACGGAAGCTGATTGTTGGCTGACCCAGTAAGACAAACCTCAAGAGGCTGCTTTATTTCTAGGTTATCATCAACCCCATTGCCAGAGACAAGTGAGATAACAGTTGATGCAACTCGTTCATCAATGCTTGAAGCAGCAATACTagaactttctttcttttcactgTTACTGAAGTCCAAATTACCAGCCCTCAAATTATCAGACTTCTTGGTCTTGGAGTCGTCATCATTTTCAGGACAAAGAACTTCATCAGCACCAGAAAGAGCAACAGCATCATCAGCACTTTTATCTAAAGCCACTGCATGATTTGCCGCAACAGGAGGTTGTTGCTGGTCCGTTAAGGTAGCACCACCAGGCAGCTCTTTATCAATGGGAGGACAAGAGGAAGATTCTTCAACTACCAGCTTCTCAGATTTTCTGCCTGAAGCAGCCTTTTCAAACTCACAAGCACCAGCCAAAGTGTTGCAAACAACTCCAGAAGTGCACATATTGCCCCCTCCAATCTTTTCACGGGCACAATCAATGGGTTTACTCTCATCCATTGATGGACTCCTTAACTTAGGCTTACAATCTGCAAGACTATCAGTAACCTGCCCACTACTCATTAACCTGTCCCGGTGTAGATAAGCTCCATCACCTTCACTCTCCTCCTTGACGTTTGATGGACTAGACATAGAATAACATCTATCAGCTCTCTCTTCCTCGAGTTTCCCTTCTGATTTCATATAAGAATCTGTAGTTTTATGAAAACTTGCACTGGAAACGGGAGACTGTTTGGGTTGCTCGCCTGTCAATATATTATTATCCTGCAATGGCATGATGATTTTTTCATCACCTGAAAAGTTGGCGCCTACCTGTTGCGGCACATCCCTTGCTAACACAGAACCAACACTCTTCCCATGCTTCCCGGAGTCAACATCAGCAGATTCTTCAGACCTGGCATGACTCTGGACAACACCATCGTCGCATGACAGTCTTGACTTAGCCTCATTATTGGCAGTACAAGGGTCCTCCACTGCAGGTGAAGTTCCAGGCGAGCCAGTGGGAGAAATCAAGTCAGACTTTGACATTTCCCCAGCAGCCACACTAGCAAGTAAATTCATTCCTATATCATCCCCAGCCGATAAAGGAACGCTAGATTCAGAACATTTTGCACAGCTTTCAATCAGTGCATTTATAGAGCTGAAAGAGTTCCTTGTCCTAGATTCAGGCAAGAAAACCCCTTTTTCATTCCCAGAGGATGAACAGCCAGTTCTTGGAACATCAGAGACCTTCCCAGTTTCATCAGCACTCCGGTGTTCTTCATCAAGAATAGTTGTTGGTGATCTGTCCCCTTCATCAGATCCAACTACCCCTTCTTTTACATCATTGCTCTGCCATGTTTCTATATTTGCATTGGTGGCAATATGAGACCGACAAGCATCgctccttagtttcattttaCGATCATTATGCTCATGTTTATCAGGAACCCCAGGTGATGATGCTCTGCTACCAGTCACTGAAGGGTCCTCAACTGAACCTCCACTTCCACTTCGGGCAGGACTGCGACCAGGGTTAGGAAGCCTAACAATCAACCTGTGGCTATTTCCATGATCTGCAACAGGTACATCAAGTGACTTTTCACATGTCAATCCAGATTGTGATGCTTTATCCAGTGTTGTAGTCCTGTTAAGAGAACCAGACTTACCCAAATTAGGTTCCTTCTGAATTCCAGAATTACTTGCTCCCAGAAGCCCATTGCCAGACCTTCGGTGGCGAGAAGAACTGCCAGAAATCTTGCTAGCATTCATTGAGCCAGCAGTTGAACTCCTTGCATCCTCTTTCCATGAAGAACccattttttttgcatgatcACTTGAACAAGACTGGCTATTGTTCTGAGACTGACTCGAACTGctgctcttttcttctttcaccACTGTCGGGGGCAACTCCTGAGTCCCACTGCCACCACTTGTTTTGCCAAGTGGATCCTTCAAGCCAACAGCCCCCGAAGCAGGTAAAGGTGATTGTTTTAAAGATCCTGATGTAAACGGACTTGGCTTTGCAACAGGATCTGAAATGCCAGGCTTACCAGGCAAAGTTTTACAAGCAGAAGGCTGACTGGGGCTTTTCACAGCTACCTCATTTGATCCAGTACGTCTGTTTCCTGGATGAGAAACTTCAGGAAAACCTGACTTTCCAGGCCATGCTACAGCCTGGCTTGACCCTACAGATTTCGCATCATTGTTCTTTGTCATTTCTGCACCAACTCGTTTCTTCCAAGTGTCGACAAGACTCCTAGCCTTTTTGTGGATCTCCAAGTTCTTATGACTACGCAAGTGATTTACCGACTTGCCAATGTTGCAAGTCTGTAAAGCATTAAGATTTACAGGCAACTTTTCCAGAGCACGAAGTAGAGCAAGCAGCAGTTCCTCAGTGGCTTTATCACTTTCCTTGGGACTGTTGCCATCGCCAGTTTTACCTTTGTGTGCCTCCTGAAGCCAATCATCCAGAACAGGAACACCCCTGAGCTGCACAAATCTAACAAGGCAATCATTTAAATCAGTGGCCGCAATCACATCTGCAAGCAATATCCTACCAGCCAGGTCTATTTTTCTCTCATTTCTATCAAGTTGCATGAGATTCACCAGTTTCTCAACCCCTTCATTGTTTACAAGCCCACCTTTTTCTGTAATTTTGGCAATTTCATCTTTTATCATGCTGTCAAATTTAAAGTTAGCAGAATCACCATCCTCCGTCTTAGCAGACCGCTCGCGTTTAATGGGCTCCGTGCCCTGATcacctctctccctcttcttccccttAGACTGAGGAATGGAGGTGCCACTATTTTGTACACTATCTGAACCAGATTTCAATTGTTGTGCGGACGCAGGACCATTCAGAGGTTTTGGAGAACGCCCGCCTGACTGCACTGCTGCATGCATCTCTAGTCGTGTTCTGTCCAAAAGTTGGTCTACCTCTTCCTGACGCTCCTgagttaaaaataataataagaagaGGAATAATCGATAACTAGAATTTAACATATAAAGGAAAAACGAATGTACGTATGTATCCATCGCCTTATACATGCAGAAAGATGCTAGAAAGCTACAGGACTTACATTGATATAATCCTGATCAGTTAGCCACCACAAACACTTGTTTGCTGTATCATATACTCGCCTACACACAAATGATGATATCCCTGCTGGAAGGTCGACACCTTTACGCAAAAATGCAACTTTACATGGATGAAGCAATGTGGCAGCTGAAATCACGTCCTTGTGAAATGAGTAGAAGACCTCGTTCGGTGCAGCTTCAGGTGATATGCCTTTGGCAAGCTTTACGTCAGCAGGTCTGTAAAGCCAATTTACACATAACTCAAGATAATCCTCTTTGCCTGCTGAAAACCAACGTATTATTCCAATGAAAGGTGGAGCATTGACAGCCTGGAAAAGAGCACAGTCACCAACTCGAATTTTGCGCCCATCCTACAAAACAACAGAAACATCAGGAAAAGATTAAACAAAAGCAATAAACAGTCTTCATGGCAGTGTAAATGCAAAGTAAAAGAACGACAGAAGAACTTCAGTTCAAGAAACAAGAAAACAATCTCAGAATACTTAAGCAAATTAAATGTACAGACATAGACCAAGAAATTTTAATAAGGGCACCATACTTACCAATCCAACTTCCCAGTGGTCCTTAGTATTAACTAACATGATCTCCAAATCCATATATTAGATATTAGCATTCCAGTTCTAACATTCAGTCAACAAAAAGCATAATTTaggatataatttaaaaatacttGAAGTTGGAAAATTACATAGCCAATGGGAGAACACCCACATAcacatcaaaaatataaatatccATATGGATTCACAGGAAATAAACATAACCATACATAAACATGCAAAAAGAATATGCATAAGGAAACCCTCTGCTCCATTTCTTAAGCTGAAACACACTGGCAATAAAAAACAACAGACATTGgaatcaagaagaaaaaagctGAACTGAAAGCAACAAGGAAatagattacaaaataaagtacACTAATCAGTTAACAACTCAAAATACAGAACAGCTAGCACAGATATCCGAAAATTTCGGTATTTCCAGAATATAAAAAGTAATTATTTCTACCATTACCAATGGAAAAGATTTATCACAATAGGCTAGCTAGATTTTAAAGAATGAATTAAACATAGCATGCATATGCACATTAAGCAAACAAGACCATCTAAAAAGGCATTTGTATAAATCCAAATATCTGACATATTTAATAACTTGCACAAGGATAAAACTGAATAAAGCAACAGTGCACAAAAAATATTCTCTGCTAAAAGTTCCAGCAAAAGGAACTTCCAATCTAATACTCACTAAATATGTCAGCTCCACACCGCACTAAACATTAACTTGACTTCGAAATACCTAGAAATTTTATAGATCAATCATTATGCCATATATCAAATAAAAGCAGAAATACAAATtcaccaatttgtataaatctACTTATAATAGATGTCATTCATCAAGGAGCTTGGCAAAACAAAATCAGTTTGTAATACATAATTAAACAGATCATAGAAACTGATACTATTTATAAACATTACCGTTACAATGAAGACTAAATGGCCGACTTCATTTTTTTCCAGGGTGCTATATGACTATTTTAAAACAATTTTTGCAACAGTTTTTGGGTTTATACATACTTCATAAAGACATCCAAACACCTAGATAAAAGGAATTTATTAAGTATCAAAGACAAAATGCAAAAGAGGCGCAACAAGGATCTGCAGTAAGGAAGGTTCTAGCCAGATTATGCCAGCAGAAAAGAACCAGTAGTAGAATAATTCTATAGCTAACAACTTCAATCATCCACGGCAAAAGCAATATACTGACAAGCGAATGCATAAATATGTTGGAATCACTAGATTATAAAAGCAAACACTGCCGGGGAAATTAATATGATAGACAGCAGAAAACTGAACAACTAGCATTACAACCCAAGTCAGTAGGAGCTTCTATTCTAAAGTATACAGATTTCTTTTAAATACGCCATGCATCAATTATAAGAAACACATTAAGGTCACTGCACACTATAAACAGTAGCAGAATCAAAAGCTTGCATTGGTCCTTTAAAATATTGCTCCATATCTTCTGGAAGAACCTATATTCTTCAACAACCAACTTGCCACAAAACCTACTCACATAGTCATCAAAATGGACAAGTGAACATTTTGTTTTCCAAACAAATGGGCAAACTTTGCTGATTTGTGAGAAAAACCTATTGCAGAGAGATCACAAAAATAACAGTCCATTACTGGAAGCCATTTTGAGCAAAGGTATCCACAAAGTAATAAACCTCAGGATGAACATCAATGTCTCTTTTTTCCAAGCACATGTTGAATCAACATAAAGGCCATCATTATCACTTACAACAAATTCCTTGTATAAAAAACTATCTCCAATTATCTCATATAGGCAACAAGTCTTCAcctaaaccttctattgttcGTAACAAAAAGAATTTCGTTAGTTGTCATATCAACAATTAAATCAACATTCTGATAAAGATTGAACAAGAAATTCTTTTACT
This window encodes:
- the LOC103719165 gene encoding uncharacterized protein LOC103719165 isoform X1; amino-acid sequence: MHGREGEERKRRRHMWPVPAHGTAAAALPPPAPLAPRLTPLASDSFQPSADSFVKDGRKIRVGDCALFQAVNAPPFIGIIRWFSAGKEDYLELCVNWLYRPADVKLAKGISPEAAPNEVFYSFHKDVISAATLLHPCKVAFLRKGVDLPAGISSFVCRRVYDTANKCLWWLTDQDYINERQEEVDQLLDRTRLEMHAAVQSGGRSPKPLNGPASAQQLKSGSDSVQNSGTSIPQSKGKKRERGDQGTEPIKRERSAKTEDGDSANFKFDSMIKDEIAKITEKGGLVNNEGVEKLVNLMQLDRNERKIDLAGRILLADVIAATDLNDCLVRFVQLRGVPVLDDWLQEAHKGKTGDGNSPKESDKATEELLLALLRALEKLPVNLNALQTCNIGKSVNHLRSHKNLEIHKKARSLVDTWKKRVGAEMTKNNDAKSVGSSQAVAWPGKSGFPEVSHPGNRRTGSNEVAVKSPSQPSACKTLPGKPGISDPVAKPSPFTSGSLKQSPLPASGAVGLKDPLGKTSGGSGTQELPPTVVKEEKSSSSSQSQNNSQSCSSDHAKKMGSSWKEDARSSTAGSMNASKISGSSSRHRRSGNGLLGASNSGIQKEPNLGKSGSLNRTTTLDKASQSGLTCEKSLDVPVADHGNSHRLIVRLPNPGRSPARSGSGGSVEDPSVTGSRASSPGVPDKHEHNDRKMKLRSDACRSHIATNANIETWQSNDVKEGVVGSDEGDRSPTTILDEEHRSADETGKVSDVPRTGCSSSGNEKGVFLPESRTRNSFSSINALIESCAKCSESSVPLSAGDDIGMNLLASVAAGEMSKSDLISPTGSPGTSPAVEDPCTANNEAKSRLSCDDGVVQSHARSEESADVDSGKHGKSVGSVLARDVPQQVGANFSGDEKIIMPLQDNNILTGEQPKQSPVSSASFHKTTDSYMKSEGKLEEERADRCYSMSSPSNVKEESEGDGAYLHRDRLMSSGQVTDSLADCKPKLRSPSMDESKPIDCAREKIGGGNMCTSGVVCNTLAGACEFEKAASGRKSEKLVVEESSSCPPIDKELPGGATLTDQQQPPVAANHAVALDKSADDAVALSGADEVLCPENDDDSKTKKSDNLRAGNLDFSNSEKKESSSIAASSIDERVASTVISLVSGNGVDDNLEIKQPLEVCLTGSANNQLPCSIPPQETEPCAKSSGSKMSGADADGKEELASSAEASSLAVTAEPHVSAKLDFDLNEGIPGDDGNQGEQASSAAPICSSAVRMPNLTPYASPMLSGLPSPITVAAAAKGPFVPPENLLKTKAEPGWKGSAATSAFRPAEPRKVLEMLLSTSNVPASDAAGKQGRPPLDIDLNIPDERVLEDMDSQSSAQTTGSESGVISNQEAPTRTAGGLDLDLNRIDEGTENGQFLASTSQRLEVPLLPVRPAPGGFSNGEANILRDFDLNNGPGLDEVGSEPAPRSQHAKSSSSLPFLPPLAGLRMNNAEVGNVSSWFPSGNSYPAVAIPSFLPDRGEQPYPIVAAPGTQRILGSVTGGGTFGNDIYRGPVLSSSPAMAFSPATAFPYAGFPFGSSFPLTSTSFTGGSTAYVDSSSGGASCFPTISSQLVGPAGAVSSHYPRPYVISLPEGSTSGGSDNSRKWARQGLDLNAGPGSADMEGKDDRLPSASRQLLVAPSQAFVEDQARMYQVPGGGLKRKEPEGGWDADRSGHKQLSWQ
- the LOC103719165 gene encoding uncharacterized protein LOC103719165 isoform X2; its protein translation is MHGREGEERKRRRHMWPVPAHGTAAAALPPPAPLAPRLTPLASDSFQPSADSFVKDGRKIRVGDCALFQAVNAPPFIGIIRWFSAGKEDYLELCVNWLYRPADVKLAKGISPEAAPNEVFYSFHKDVISAATLLHPCKVAFLRKGVDLPAGISSFVCRRVYDTANKCLWWLTDQDYINERQEEVDQLLDRTRLEMHAAVQSGGRSPKPLNGPASAQQLKSGSDSVQNSGTSIPQSKGKKRERGDQGTEPIKRERSAKTEDGDSANFKFDSMIKDEIAKITEKGGLVNNEGVEKLVNLMQLDRNERKIDLAGRILLADVIAATDLNDCLVRFVQLRGVPVLDDWLQEAHKGKTGDGNSPKESDKATEELLLALLRALEKLPVNLNALQTCNIGKSVNHLRSHKNLEIHKKARSLVDTWKKRVGAEMTKNNDAKSVGSSQAVAWPGKSGFPEVSHPGNRRTGSNEVAVKSPSQPSACKTLPGKPGISDPVAKPSPFTSGSLKQSPLPASGAVGLKDPLGKTSGGSGTQELPPTVVKEEKSSSSSQSQNNSQSCSSDHAKKMGSSWKEDARSSTAGSMNASKISGSSSRHRRSGNGLLGASNSGIQKEPNLDHGNSHRLIVRLPNPGRSPARSGSGGSVEDPSVTGSRASSPGVPDKHEHNDRKMKLRSDACRSHIATNANIETWQSNDVKEGVVGSDEGDRSPTTILDEEHRSADETGKVSDVPRTGCSSSGNEKGVFLPESRTRNSFSSINALIESCAKCSESSVPLSAGDDIGMNLLASVAAGEMSKSDLISPTGSPGTSPAVEDPCTANNEAKSRLSCDDGVVQSHARSEESADVDSGKHGKSVGSVLARDVPQQVGANFSGDEKIIMPLQDNNILTGEQPKQSPVSSASFHKTTDSYMKSEGKLEEERADRCYSMSSPSNVKEESEGDGAYLHRDRLMSSGQVTDSLADCKPKLRSPSMDESKPIDCAREKIGGGNMCTSGVVCNTLAGACEFEKAASGRKSEKLVVEESSSCPPIDKELPGGATLTDQQQPPVAANHAVALDKSADDAVALSGADEVLCPENDDDSKTKKSDNLRAGNLDFSNSEKKESSSIAASSIDERVASTVISLVSGNGVDDNLEIKQPLEVCLTGSANNQLPCSIPPQETEPCAKSSGSKMSGADADGKEELASSAEASSLAVTAEPHVSAKLDFDLNEGIPGDDGNQGEQASSAAPICSSAVRMPNLTPYASPMLSGLPSPITVAAAAKGPFVPPENLLKTKAEPGWKGSAATSAFRPAEPRKVLEMLLSTSNVPASDAAGKQGRPPLDIDLNIPDERVLEDMDSQSSAQTTGSESGVISNQEAPTRTAGGLDLDLNRIDEGTENGQFLASTSQRLEVPLLPVRPAPGGFSNGEANILRDFDLNNGPGLDEVGSEPAPRSQHAKSSSSLPFLPPLAGLRMNNAEVGNVSSWFPSGNSYPAVAIPSFLPDRGEQPYPIVAAPGTQRILGSVTGGGTFGNDIYRGPVLSSSPAMAFSPATAFPYAGFPFGSSFPLTSTSFTGGSTAYVDSSSGGASCFPTISSQLVGPAGAVSSHYPRPYVISLPEGSTSGGSDNSRKWARQGLDLNAGPGSADMEGKDDRLPSASRQLLVAPSQAFVEDQARMYQVPGGGLKRKEPEGGWDADRSGHKQLSWQ